The Corvus hawaiiensis isolate bCorHaw1 chromosome 9, bCorHaw1.pri.cur, whole genome shotgun sequence genomic sequence TTCAAGGTTTCAGTTTAAACTTGAGTAGTTGGTACATGCAGACTGTGCAAACTGACACCTGCAGCTGATTGCCGCAGAAATAAGTAAGTCCTTTAGGGTAATAATGGGCTTAAGTTATGACAAGGGCCACCTAGAAAAAGCCAGGCCCATCCTTGCACAGTGTTTGTTACTTAAAACATTGATGAATGAGCACCAACTTCAGACTGACATTCACTGAAGTAAACAGTACTTACGCTTTCGTCAATTTTTCAAGGACAATTCGCTTCCTAATCTGCATTTGTGCATTTGAATCAACAAGTGGGAAGGTGAGATCTTCCTGCTGATCATCCTGTATTAGACAAAAAACTTTAACAGCTATAACCTAGTGTTTAATTAAAGTCAGTACATCAAAATAGTCACAGATAATCAGTAAGTATTTAAACATTAAGTAACTTatctctgaagagaaaaaaacccaaactaattTTTAATGGGCAGACAATTGCATAATCTGATGCAACATACAGTATGCAGCTAacataattttctctttccctgtgtGAGATACTTATCCACTTATGATAACAGAAACAAAGTAATAATTCTTTCAAGGCCTGTTCAGGCTTTATACAGCCTCCACACTGTTCCACCAGACACTCACTTTGTCTCTGCTAGGATGTTCCCCTGCCTGTGCTTGTGTCGCTGCCTCTTCAGCCAAGATGTACTTTCCTTCATAGAACTCTTTTACTCGGACTTCTAAGAactctgtttcttcttttaactTTTCATAACTAGGAACAGGCTTAAGTATTCCACCTGAGCCTGTGAAAGGTAAAGAGTAATTCAAGCTGTTTTCAGACTCCTCTACAGCAATAGTGTTGAGATCATCAGCTGTATCTAAGTCATCCTCATCAAGTTCTTCAGACTCCTGGTTGGCAGATACTATGCACTCTGATGAACACAAAGAAGTATAGTTCGGGCCATAGAGAAATTTTAAAGTTTCCTCAGTTCTCCATTCCATAAGTGTTTGCCTAAGCACTTCTAATAAACTGCCTTTGGAATTAACTGGATGCCTCAGTTCAGGGTTTTTATGTTCTGTTGACTTAGCTAGTGTTCTTTTAAGATGTTCTGCTCCTCTTTTGCTCACACCTAGAAAAACTATCTGTGATCCACATGTATTTACACAGATTTCTGAAGCACTTGATTTCCCAAGAGCAGTATTGTTTGAAGGTGGTGCAGTTACTTCATTATGAACAGAGCAAGCATGTATTTCTTCCTGAGTGTCTATTTTACAATGAGAGAGTTGTTCAATGGCTTCTACCACATCTGCATCTTCAGTTTTAGGCCTGGCATGGACCTTCTGAACATGCTTCTTTTTGAGGATGCTTTTTCTGTGCAATTGCTGTGCAAAATTGGCTGAACTTGACTGAATTCCTGGTAGGacagaagaaacaaattctTGTTCAGTATCAGTACTGCTGTCACTGGCTGTGTCATGAGAAGCAGATTCACATGGATCTGAAGATATCCTAGGATTTTCAATGTCGGATGCTTTAATTACTTCATCACGTAGTTTTacctcttctccagactgcCCACTACAATAGAAAACACAAGCCATCAGTGAAATAAGAAATGGCTTTTACCTGCAATAGCTTTTCATTCTCACATAAGAATGATAAACAAAGCCTTTCCCCCCTTATAGCAGAAGTGTAATTTGTTGCTTTAAGAAGCTCTTTTGAAAGTCTTCTTGAACTCTTAAGAGTTGCACTGTTCTACAATCAAGATGACAAGTATAAAGAAGCAACTTCTCAGCTGATTATTGGCAGTTAGAAAAGAACAAGATATTATTAAAGACAGCAGACCAATGTAAAATTTAGCATCATGAATAgtgcaattttaaaatgaagacagGCATGCTAACACATACGGGAACATAGTACCCTTAAATCAGGGGTACTGCTGAGCTGTTTCAGCATATATGTTTGCCACCTAATGGCAACGCTTTgcgaaagaaaacagaaagttgCACAATACACAGTGAGGTACAGCGAGATGACAGAGTAGTGTGATTTCATTCTGGCTGATATAGACCTTTTAGATTAAGAAGTGCAGAAGCTTTCATCACATATAATTGGCacaattttctttataaagaaTAGATGGCATAAAATATTCAAAGTACAAACAGTGCATTTGTTTCAGATTTCAACAGGCTCAATTAAGACACACAATCCAAGAGCAGCTGTACACTAAATCATACAGATCAAATATGCTGGATTagaatcacaaagaaaaaaaacctttgcaATAGGTTCTAGTAAGCTCTTTTCTATAACAGAGCAAATCAAAGATTCCCTTTTCATCTGCTATGATGCTAAAATTTCTAGCTATAGATGGATACAACAACAAATTTTTCAGTGTACCTCTGTCCCTCCTTCAGCAGCTCTATGTCTGGTGGTCTGCAAAAAGAAGACACAGAATGAGTATTTTCCTGCTCAATCTATTCTCTTGAAATGcacataaatacaaaaatagttGAGTTTGGAAGGAACATCTGAGGATCTTGTAGTCCAACACCCTCTGTTCAAAGCAAGGCTAGCAAGAGCAGGTTTGTGCACACATGTACAGAGAGCATGACTTGTGTGCCCGCAGCACATCGCTGTTACAGTGAACAGAATTTAACACAGTCACCAAGTCACACAAATGTTTGTCAGAAAGGACCTCTGGAAGGCTCTAGTCTGACCTCCTGCTTGAAATGCAACTGTCACCAGCGCTAGGTTAGGTCAGCCACAAATTCATGAAGTTTAAATCTTGAAAAGCTGCAAAGATGGAGATTTCAAAACATTGCGGAGTATCCTGTTTCATTCCACCATAACCTTagcacaatttttttcccaatgtccaacctgaaccattCATGCAATTACTTGTGGCCATCAACCAAGAATAGTTTGGCTCTGTaatctttctatttttaactaGTTGTACACTACTTTCAGATCACCCTTTAGTCTCCTCTTTAACAAACTGAACATGCCAAGATCCTCACAGACCATGAAGTTCCTCTAGTAAAGACAATCCTGGGCTAGTTataggaaaatgttttaattaatgcaaaaatatgaatattcaggatatttttatttattttaaattttactttgttAAAAATTAGGCTATCAAGTtaaaattttcttaagaaaatcgTTTTCAAAGGTTTCCAGAAACTAAAAACATTACTAAACAAATTCTGATGAGTTTCTTTCCAAAGCTCTATTTCCATTCAGTTATGAGGCAGCATCACAATGCTATTCCTGTTATCCAATACCAAGTGTTGAAAATCTCATCTGTCCTATGACTGAAAGAGAACCTTTTAGGCAGGCACTAAATGCAAGTCAATGCACAAGCACCTTTCAGTATGTAAAAGACCCCACAGGTTTAAATAGATGTAAAGCTGCACCACTCATACCAATAAACTGTGTTTGGAAACTAAAGGTGGTAACATAGAGTGATTTAAATTATTAGCTCCATATAACTCTTCGGAGTTTTAAGTGCAGGTTGTAGTCTTTTCTGTCACAGGAATTTCAGATATTCTACTGTGTAAATGTGTGTTGGTGTGTGCACATGTACTGGTTGTGCAAAGAGGTGTAGCTAGCCAAGAACTACTgagagtttgtttgtttgttttttgaaaatcctgcctccccaccaccacccaaaataaataattaactATGTCAAGCATACCACAACTATACACTTTTGATGTGAAGAATAAAGGGAGATTTTAGAAATACTTTTCTTAAAGACAGCAAAACAATACCTCAAAAGCACTGGTAAACTTAAACTTTTAATGAAGAGTCTAGTTTTACCTACTAGAATACCTCAGATCCAATCAGGCTGCTCAAAAGCTCTTCTCTCACTAATCAGATATTTCATATGACACATATAACTCCACCTAGTTTCTTCTGTTGGAAACCAGGAGACTATGAGAAGTAGTGTCTTTGAGAATGAATAAATTTGCTGAACATTCTTTATGCAAGTGTTCATTGTTCAACAGTGACACCCATTGGCTCCACTGATTACTTGCAAGCCAATGTTTCCTAAGCTAGGAACACAGACTGCATGACACTGTCCCAAAACATGTATTACAGGAAGAACAAGAATGGGCAATCTGAAATTTATATCAGATAAACAAGCTCTTCATGTTATAGTCTGCTTTCAGATGCAAGCATTTACAGTCTAAGCTTAAGATCGATGCCAAGTGCTATGCTAAAATTAGAAAATCTCTTGTAACAGGATAAGATTAATTCAACCTGTACATTGTATGGTTTGTAAAAATCCAATCCTAGTAAGTACATTTTAAAGTTAATAGGAGTTAACTATTATTTATGACTCGTCTGCCCTCTAAACTAACATGGTCATGTCTACTAAGTACACGTGAGTAGTACTGAACCATGTCAATTACTGTAATCCATACAGCAGCaacacttttaaaacaaacaccaTGCTAAGCTAATGTGTTAACATCAGTTACCTCTGCTTCAGCCAAATCACTTTGATGCGCTGCAGCTATTTAATTACCACTGCAGCCTGCATATAGAAATAATATTCTCAAAAGGTGCAATGAATGTATAAGATTATACTTACTTGTCTTCTTCTCTCATCCATACCGGACTTTTGGAAATTTGAGCTTCAAAATACTTAGATGCTCTATAGCAAAAGTTGCTGCAAAAGCACTGGCAAtgagagaaagcaagaaaacatgACTAAGGCCGACTTTAATACATAGAAAAGTACAAAAGTAATTCCTTTTAATGCTTGTAAAATTAAGTACCAATACACATTTCTTTTCAAGGCTATAGCCAGGTTTTTAGTTCACCTGAGAAACCCAACCTATCAAATAGGCCTATCCCATTCCCACAAGCCACATTTagctgcttctttcttccccatttttctgctttctgcactTTTATTACATACTGGGAAGCAAATCAGCGTTGGATTCTATgtaacaataatttaaaaaaaccccaacaaaccaaactGTTCAAAGAGCAACCCATAACCCAATATGCTGTTAATACAGTTTCAAAGACatacattaaaattcaggtgtttaataatgaaaattttGGTTCACAAGAGAACCTGGTATTTTGCAATACTTGGAACAACACCTAAAAATCTCCAGCATCTTTGAAAAATTGATTTGTAAACTTGCATCACAAGGGAGGACAGCAAAGCATCCT encodes the following:
- the RPAP2 gene encoding putative RNA polymerase II subunit B1 CTD phosphatase RPAP2 isoform X1 is translated as MAMMAAGTGKPRRRRAGNKHSAALKNEDAAQRKAALEAALRKKIEFEKKALSIVEQLLEEDITEEFLLNCGKCITPSHYKDIVDERSIIKLCGYPLCHNKVENVPKQKYRISTKTNRVYDITERKCFCSNFCYRASKYFEAQISKSPVWMREEDKPPDIELLKEGQSGQSGEEVKLRDEVIKASDIENPRISSDPCESASHDTASDSSTDTEQEFVSSVLPGIQSSSANFAQQLHRKSILKKKHVQKVHARPKTEDADVVEAIEQLSHCKIDTQEEIHACSVHNEVTAPPSNNTALGKSSASEICVNTCGSQIVFLGVSKRGAEHLKRTLAKSTEHKNPELRHPVNSKGSLLEVLRQTLMEWRTEETLKFLYGPNYTSLCSSECIVSANQESEELDEDDLDTADDLNTIAVEESENSLNYSLPFTGSGGILKPVPSYEKLKEETEFLEVRVKEFYEGKYILAEEAATQAQAGEHPSRDKDDQQEDLTFPLVDSNAQMQIRKRIVLEKLTKALSAVLGPLQIASGDVYTELKSLVKTFRLTNRNIIHKMPEWTLIAIVLLSVLSQVTPLFKNTQTSPMYTQFLTTLLEELHFKNEDLESLTRIFRMD
- the RPAP2 gene encoding putative RNA polymerase II subunit B1 CTD phosphatase RPAP2 isoform X2, producing MAMMAAGTGKPRRRRAGNKHSAALKNEDAAQRKAALEAALRKKIEFEKKALSIVEQLLEEDITEEFLLNCGKCITPSHYKDIVDERSIIKLCGYPLCHNKVENVPKQKYRISTKTNRVYDITERKCFCSNFCYRASKYFEAQISKSPVWMREEDKPPDIELLKEGQSGQSGEEVKLRDEVIKASDIENPRISSDPCESASHDTASDSSTDTEQEFVSSVLPGIQSSSANFAQQLHRKSILKKKHVQKVHARPKTEDADVVEAIEQLSHCKIDTQEEIHACSVHNEVTAPPSNNTALGKSSASEICVNTCGSQIVFLGVSKRGAEHLKRTLAKSTEHKNPELRHPVNSKGSLLEVLRQTLMEWRTEETLKFLYGPNYTSLCSSECIVSANQESEELDEDDLDTADDLNTIAVEESENSLNYSLPFTGSGGILKPVPSYEKLKEETEFLEVRVKEFYEGKYILAEEAATQAQAGEHPSRDKDDQQEDLTFPLVDSNAQMQIRKRIVLEKLTKALSAVLGPLQIASGDVYTELKSLVKTFRLTNRNIIHKMPEWTLIAIVLLSVSAFSPVLTLA